CCCTTGGTATTCAACATCCCGAAAAGCTGAAGCGTGGTCGGCTTCGGTGTTGCAGTAAACGCAAACATCGACACATTTGCTTGCTTTCCGTTGCGGGCAATCTCGTCTGCAATTATGTCCTGCACATCGTTATAATCCTGCTCACCGACACCCAAAGACTGTGTGACAGCCGCCATGTCTTTTCCGGCAGTGGAGGAATGCGCCTCGTCGATAATGACTGCGAAGCGTTTTGCTTTCAACCCCGCGACGCTGTCCACGATATATGGGAATTTCTGAATTGTAGTTGCGATAATTTTTGTGTTGCCTTTGAGAGCGATTGCAAGATCGGCGGAGTTGCACTTATCATCCATCACACGGATAAGGCCTGTTTTGTGCTCCATGCCCATGATAGCTTTTTGAAGCTGGCGGTCAACCACCACTCGGTCGGTGATGATGACCACATTGTCAAAGATGATTTTATCGTCAGCGTCATGCAATGACGTGAGCCGGTGCGCCAGCCAAGCGATAGAATTCGTTTTGCCGGAGCCTGCGCTGTGCTGAATCAGATAATTCTGCGCAGTTTTATTTTCGCGTACGTCGCCCAGCAGCTTGCGGATTACGTCCAACTGGTGGTAACGCGGAAAAATGATACTTTCAGACTTTTTGATTTTGCCGGTAAACTCGTCCTCTTTTTCTTTTGTCTCCACAAAAATGAACTTGCTGATAAGGTTGAGCAAGGTATCCTTTGTGAGAATATCCTCCCACATATAGGATACGCTATACTTGTCCTTAAAGGTGGGATTGCCCGCTCCGGCGTTGACACCTTTTCCGTTGCCAATATTGAACGGCAGGAAGAAGGTGGAGTCGCCGGATAATTTTGTGGTCATATAGACCTCTTCCAGATCCATCGCAAAGTTGACGAGGCAACCTGCCTTAAATAGGAACAGACGCGTTTTCGGATTTCGCTCACAGCGGAACTGATAAATAGCGTCCTGATAGGATTGCCCGGCAGCATTGCACTTGAGTTCAAATGACATGATAGCAAGGCCATTTAAGAAGATAACCAAATCGACACGTTCTTTGTCGCTTGCCCAGACCTCCTCCATAACGGAAAAAATGTTCTTTTCGTAGTTCGCGAGAAGCTCTTTATTAAAAGTGGTAGCCGGTTTGGTATACATCAGTTCCAGCTTCATGCTGGAAATTTCAATCCCATGTTTCAGGATATCCAGCAGGCTGCCACGCGCCTTTGTCATCTCAGCGTTAATGAAACTGACAATGGTCTCTTCCAAGTCATCTTTATAGATTTTGCGCAGTGCCGCCATTGTAGCGCCCTGTGTATCGTTCAGAAATTTGAACAGCAGCTCACGGTCCATGGAAAACAGGCGGTCGTAACTGGTAGCCTTTCGGATAACATATCCGTTGTCTTTTTCCAAACGTTCCATTATAAACTTCTGATATTCTTTTTCTGAAAGAATGTTATTCATGCGTCACGACCTCCTTTCTGCCTTGTTGTAGTTTTAGTCGGAGTATTTTTCAAATCTGAGCTATCTTTTGAATAATACTCTCTGCCATCATCAGACCAGATAATTCTGTTGTAGCGATTGTCTGTAGATACATAAATTTCAAACCACTTTCTGTGTCCATAACGGTCTGTTTCTATAGTAAATATTACTGCGCCAGATGCTTTGACCCATTGTTTTACCGTATCATAGTCTTTTGGGTCAATATGGTAGTCAAGCCCTTGTTGATTATAAAAAGCATCAGTTGCTGCAGCAAGACTACAAAATTCATCCTTTGACTTATCAGCTTTCAAAAACTCGGTACCAGAGACATATAACGCAACGCCAATCCCTAATTCACAATCAGCAAATTCAACTTTCATGCGGTGACCTCCTTTTTACCTGTGACATACTCATAGATGAGAGATTTCTTGTATTCATCTAAAGTGGCAAGCTGTGCCTGCTTATCAGCAATCACCGCATTGGTCTTATCAATCATGCTGTCGATATATTCGACAATTTCCTGTTGTTCCTGCAAGGAAGGCACTGGATACAGCAGTTCGGATAGCTTGTTCCATCTCAGGTCGCAGGAGCGGACACGAATACCGGTAGCCATTGCGACGAAAACATCACCGTATGCCATGCTGCGGAGATAATACATGATGTAGCGTTTATTTTGCTTTGTGTCCAGTACATTCAAAACAGGTGAAGCTTTACCGCGAGAATCGGATATACCGATTGCCCCGGCGAAACCATCCATACCATGCACCACTAAATCACCAACATCAATACCTTGATAGCCAATTTCCTTATCTGCCATTGTAAAGCCATCTTCACGGCGATTTGTGCGGAGTGTAACCTCGCCGTCTCTGAAACAGGTGACCACGCCATCGTCTTCTCTTATAGGTTTTTGGACATAGGTCAGTATGTATTTTCCACGGATGCAATCCCACGATGAAGGCATTGTTCCAATCCATTTCACGCCACTGTCCTTCATCTCGGCATCCGGGTTCAAGCCCTTTGTGACCGCTTCGGTGATGACCGACCGCTTGTATTGTTCCAAGGTGTCAATCTGTGATTGAATATCAACAATAAGACTATCGATTTCGTCGCATTTGGCATCGAGGAAATCGGCAATACGCTGTTGCTCATCAATAGGTGGAATTACTACTGTACAATTCAACAACCAAGGTGCAAAAATATTACGCTGAATTGTGCCAACACCTCTTGATGAAGTCTCATATTGCTGGTACATGGATTTATCCCGCAATAGATAATTCATGTAAGCCGGATAGCCTTTCTTGGAAATTTTATAAACAAAGTAAGCGGGACTGATTATTCCGTCATATCGCGAAACACCAACAGATCCTCTCCATGCTTGCTGATTGTTAAGGACAAAATCTCCGATATGGACATTTTGATACCCCGACAAATCTTTGCTTGGCTTATGAACTTGCATCCCAGTTGATTCTGAGTAAGAAATCACTCCTCTATCAAGGTAAACAGACAGTAACTCCCTATCACCAGAGTTTTTCTCACTTCTTAATGTGAGGATGGCTTTCAGCTTTGAAACATTCCAACTAGCTGGTATAGCACCAAAACTTGATGCTCCACAATCTTTCATTTTTCTCATATCATCACCGCCTTAATCGAACAGCTTTGCTACGCGCTCATTGACCGATTGTTCAAGCGTAGTAAAGCGTTGTTCCAGTTCTTCGCTGGGGGTAGGCTGCTGATATTTGTAAAAATAGCGAGTAAACGGAATCTCCGCGCCGGTCTTGATAACCGGCTTTTTCTTGCTCAAATCTTCCTCAAAGAATGCTTTTGCATCGGGGATATGTGGCAGGACTTCTCTCGCCATATAGGTGTCGATGCCTTCCTGGTATTTTACGATTTCAGTATCCTTCGATTCTTTGTCATAGATGATTTCGCCCTTTTTGTCACGCTGAATTTCGGCGTTCTTATCCATGACGGAAAGACCGTCCGCAATCTTCTCAATCAGTTTTTTGTCTGCGGTCGCACAAGAAAGCACCTTTGTCAGCACAGGCAGAAATGCAGCCTGGGATAGATAGACCTCCTCAGAAATGGCGGCTTCCAGAGCGGCAACGATGCCATCAAACACAGGCTTGTTGTTCTGATAATCCTCCAGCTTTTTTACATCCTTGCCAGACAGCTCTTCTTCGGAATTTTCCAGTTCGCTGACTTTGCCCTCGTCATATAAAGAACTGAGCGAGCCTTTGGAAAGCATCTGCTGGATGCGTTCTTCCGTTATGGCGTAGCTGCGCTGAAGCGGTTGCATCACCGTATACTCACGGTAGATGAATTCCTCGTTATCATAGATTTTGCACAGCTCGTTTTCCTTGAAATCTGCATACAGTCGTGTAATGGCAGAGCGGTCTTCCGGGGCAATCTCGTTTTTCTTGTTGCCCAGTGCCTTGCGAAGTTTATGATAAATGCCGGAAGCGTCAATGAGTTGAATTTTGCCCTTTCGCTCGGTGCGTTTATTTTTCGACAGTACCCAAATATATGTAGCGATACCGGTATTGTAAAAGAGGTCAGTCGGCAACGCAATAATCGCTTCAATTAGGTCGCTTTGAAGCAGCCAACGGCGGATCTGGCTTTCGCCAGATGCAGTGCCACCAGAAAACAGCGGACTGCCGTTTTGAATGATGGCAGCGCGTCCGTTGTGCTTGTCCATTTTGTCAATTGCGGACTGCAAGAACAGCATCTGCATATCACCGGAGCCGGGAAGCCCCGCGCCCCAACGTCCGTCAAAACCCTTTTTATATTCTTCGTTTACGGCATTCTCAACGCCCTCGGCAGCGTCTTTGCCGCCCCACGCCGTACCGAACGGCGGATTTTCGAGCACGAAGCGCATCTCCGTACCCTTAAAGCGATCATCTATCATGGTGTCCTGATAACAGATGTTCTCGGAGTTCTGTCCTTTGATGAGCATTTCGGCAAGGCACATGGCATAGGATTCCGGGTTGATTTCCTGCCCAAAAAGCCGGACGTCTGCGGAGGGATTATAACGCTTGATGAAATTGTAGCCGGTGGAAAGCATACCGCCTGTGCCGCAGGCTTGGTCGAGTATCGTGATAACCTTGCCATCATCAAAAATGTCGTCGCAGCCCTCTGCCAATAGAATATTGACCATCGTTTTGATGATATCCCTGCCGGTGTAGTGGTCGCCAGCCTCGGCATTTTCAGAGAACTTACGGATAAGTTCTTCGAAAATATATCCCATCTTCACGTTGTCAATGGTACGCGGATCGAGGTCAAGCTCCGAAAACGCCTTGACGACACTGAGCAGACGATTATTCTTATCCATCTTGTCGATTTGCTTATAGAAATCAAGACCCTTTTCCGCAGAGAGCAGGATTTCCTGTACGTTGGGAGAAAAGCCTTGAATATAGCTTTTAAAATTGGCTGCGATATGATCGGCATCATTTACCAGCTCTGCAAGGTCGTACCCACTGGTATTGTAAAACTGAAAGCCGGAAATGCGATACATTGCCTTTGCCGGATAGGTCGGGTCAGCGTTATATTTATCGACGACCGCTTTTTTCGTATGCGCAAGGGCACACTCAAAACGGCGGATGATAGTCATCGGAATGATGACATCCTTATATTTATCACTCTGGTACGGACCGCGCAGCTTGTTTGCGATAGACCAGATAAAGTTTACTTCTGTGGAAACATCAATGGGGCTGTCGTCCCACATTGCATCTATTGCTTGTTTATCAACCATAATATTTCCTCCGTTCAGGCGCTTGCCTGTTTTAATTCTGTATTAACGGCTGTCCCATAAGAAGGACTTACGCCTCTATGCCCATCATCATATTGTAATGCTGTTCCTGATGTAGCGATTCAAAGATGAGCTTGAACACCGATTTATACTGCTCGGCATCGATACAATCCTCAACATAATTCAAGCCGTCACTGATGCCCTGCGGATTGTTGATATAGGTCAGCATTGCTGAAGCAAGCTGATATTTCTCGTAGTCCGGTTTACCGCCTTCTACGGGCGTTACGAATTTATCTTTATTATCCTCCAGAACGAGCTTGCGGATGTTCGTCCCTTCATAACCGCAAAGTTGCAGGAAGTAGTATTCAAGAATGCGACGGATTACATTGAGCAAAGGAATGGTGGATTTCAGTGCTTGGAATTCGTCCCACAATGCCGCATAGGAATTTTGAACAGGGTTGTAATTTTCTCTCTCGGTCGGGCTGCTTTCGCTCTCGCGGTCACAAAGCTTGACCGTAGATACATTATCAGTTTTATGTATCATATAAAACGAAACGCTCTTGTAACGTCCGACCTGACGATATGTTATTTCTCTGTGGAAGTACACATTATGCGTAAGGATAAATATCTGTTTTATGTAGTCGCCCTGAACAGTTTGCCCGCGATAATCGGTATTGTTATAGCAGACTTCGACCATTTCACGAATGATGGCACTGACAATAAACAGAGTATTGCTGTCCATACTGGAAACCGGGTCATCAATAACCACAATTTTGTCTTTTACTTCGTCGCTGCTGTGACTGCCGCGAACAAGATTATAGAAATATAGAAAAGCAATAAAATTTCGCTCGCCCTCACTCAGCTTTACCGCGATACTTCCGTCTTCACGGATAACCTCATAAACATTCGGGGTGTCTTTCTTTTCACGAAGGCTGAAGCCTTGGAAGCCAGAATCTTTCAGAAGGGCATTTATGCTGGCAATGGCGGCTTGCGTATTTACTACCTGTTTGTTAAGTTCTGCAATCTCTCCTGTCGCTGCATTGAAAGCACGGCGGGCAGCGGTTGCTTTGGATGTCAGTTCATCGGCTTCTTTTTGTAACTTAACCTGTTCTGCCTTATATTTTGCTACATCCGAACTCAGCATGAAAGCAAGATGCTCCCACACCTGATTTACTGAGGCTGTCTTTTTTGCCTTTTTGTCGTTCACGACATCGTTGTTTGCATTTATTTGACGATTGATTTCGTCAATAAGCGTACCAATTTCGATAAGCAGCGAATCCGTATCCTCGAGAGCCACAACAGACGTAGGTTCTTTCACCTTTCCGGCGATGCGCTGCTTGTTGATTTCGATGCTGCTTTTCAACAGTGCTATTTTGTCTTTGTATTCCGTCACGTCG
The window above is part of the Novisyntrophococcus fermenticellae genome. Proteins encoded here:
- a CDS encoding restriction endonuclease subunit S produces the protein MRKMKDCGASSFGAIPASWNVSKLKAILTLRSEKNSGDRELLSVYLDRGVISYSESTGMQVHKPSKDLSGYQNVHIGDFVLNNQQAWRGSVGVSRYDGIISPAYFVYKISKKGYPAYMNYLLRDKSMYQQYETSSRGVGTIQRNIFAPWLLNCTVVIPPIDEQQRIADFLDAKCDEIDSLIVDIQSQIDTLEQYKRSVITEAVTKGLNPDAEMKDSGVKWIGTMPSSWDCIRGKYILTYVQKPIREDDGVVTCFRDGEVTLRTNRREDGFTMADKEIGYQGIDVGDLVVHGMDGFAGAIGISDSRGKASPVLNVLDTKQNKRYIMYYLRSMAYGDVFVAMATGIRVRSCDLRWNKLSELLYPVPSLQEQQEIVEYIDSMIDKTNAVIADKQAQLATLDEYKKSLIYEYVTGKKEVTA
- a CDS encoding type I restriction-modification system subunit M encodes the protein MVDKQAIDAMWDDSPIDVSTEVNFIWSIANKLRGPYQSDKYKDVIIPMTIIRRFECALAHTKKAVVDKYNADPTYPAKAMYRISGFQFYNTSGYDLAELVNDADHIAANFKSYIQGFSPNVQEILLSAEKGLDFYKQIDKMDKNNRLLSVVKAFSELDLDPRTIDNVKMGYIFEELIRKFSENAEAGDHYTGRDIIKTMVNILLAEGCDDIFDDGKVITILDQACGTGGMLSTGYNFIKRYNPSADVRLFGQEINPESYAMCLAEMLIKGQNSENICYQDTMIDDRFKGTEMRFVLENPPFGTAWGGKDAAEGVENAVNEEYKKGFDGRWGAGLPGSGDMQMLFLQSAIDKMDKHNGRAAIIQNGSPLFSGGTASGESQIRRWLLQSDLIEAIIALPTDLFYNTGIATYIWVLSKNKRTERKGKIQLIDASGIYHKLRKALGNKKNEIAPEDRSAITRLYADFKENELCKIYDNEEFIYREYTVMQPLQRSYAITEERIQQMLSKGSLSSLYDEGKVSELENSEEELSGKDVKKLEDYQNNKPVFDGIVAALEAAISEEVYLSQAAFLPVLTKVLSCATADKKLIEKIADGLSVMDKNAEIQRDKKGEIIYDKESKDTEIVKYQEGIDTYMAREVLPHIPDAKAFFEEDLSKKKPVIKTGAEIPFTRYFYKYQQPTPSEELEQRFTTLEQSVNERVAKLFD
- a CDS encoding AAA family ATPase; this translates as MTPKMPSAIKKITLNTPTFNGDVVEPTFINFFYGRNGAGKSTIAQAIGSDTSLDWQDGKSAADYDILVYDQDFINSNLQNYGNLAGVFTVCDTNIEIQKQVEQKTADRASFDEQYRTLTTAAGGKRDDMATSLSSLQNACWSKTKTVRETFDEAMKGKKRINLFADAVLAVPTPAEHDLTALKKMYDIAFDTSARVYKLFSRAGSSTTYGKLPGKDLMDKAIVSSSESSFTKFMKALHATDWVRQGHDHYVAGADGKCPFCQQKLPDGFDEEIAACFDAQYQQDINDIADFQATYTRETDAILDTLQANLQDVLATVDVTEYKDKIALLKSSIEINKQRIAGKVKEPTSVVALEDTDSLLIEIGTLIDEINRQINANNDVVNDKKAKKTASVNQVWEHLAFMLSSDVAKYKAEQVKLQKEADELTSKATAARRAFNAATGEIAELNKQVVNTQAAIASINALLKDSGFQGFSLREKKDTPNVYEVIREDGSIAVKLSEGERNFIAFLYFYNLVRGSHSSDEVKDKIVVIDDPVSSMDSNTLFIVSAIIREMVEVCYNNTDYRGQTVQGDYIKQIFILTHNVYFHREITYRQVGRYKSVSFYMIHKTDNVSTVKLCDRESESSPTERENYNPVQNSYAALWDEFQALKSTIPLLNVIRRILEYYFLQLCGYEGTNIRKLVLEDNKDKFVTPVEGGKPDYEKYQLASAMLTYINNPQGISDGLNYVEDCIDAEQYKSVFKLIFESLHQEQHYNMMMGIEA